In one window of Henckelia pumila isolate YLH828 chromosome 1, ASM3356847v2, whole genome shotgun sequence DNA:
- the LOC140875096 gene encoding succinate dehydrogenase subunit 5, mitochondrial, producing the protein MVKAMMLRSLCRSICRRSQAFSSSAVVNNHIRHLHFSSSSVPASSPKTPPSDFPRPFAFRSGGIRYFGEDATHIPVIEDHDIKCALKDLMATDWDEIPPAVVEDVQRALSKSTEDKASQEVLKNVFRSAEAVEEFTGIVMTLKMEMDDIIGASGENVKPLPEEHAKAMQILFDRYSAYLASFGPEENYLKKKVETELGTKMIYLKMRCSGLDADWGKVTVLGTSGISGSYIEHRA; encoded by the exons ATGGTGAAAGCGATGATGTTGAGATCGCTCTGTCGTTCAATTTGCCGCAGATCCCAAGCTTTCTCCTCCTCCGCCGTCGTCAACAACCACATCCGCCACCTCCAtttctcttcttcttcggtCCCGGCCTCTTCTCCCAAAACCCCCCCATCCg ATTTCCCGCGTCCATTTGCTTTTCGCTCTGGGGGTATACGATATTTCGGTGAAGATGCTACTCATATACCAGTTATAGAGGACCACGATATCAAATGTGCATTGAAAGACTTAATGGCCACGGACTGGGATGAGATTCCTCCTGCAGTGGTTGAGGACGTACAGAGGGCTTTGTCAAAGAGTACCGAGGATAAGGCTTCCCAAGAGGTTCTAAAAAATGTGTTCAGATCTGCTGAGGCAGTTGAGGAGTTTACCGGAATTGTCATGACACTGAAAATGGAAATGGATGACATAATTGGTGCGAGTGGCGAG AATGTGAAGCCCCTGCCAGAAGAGCATGCAAAGGCAATGCAAATACTTTTTGACAGATATTCTGCATATTTGGCCTCATTTGGGCCAGAAGAGAACTATTTGAAGAAGAAAGTTGAGACTGAGTTGGGAACAAAGATGATATACTTGAAAATGAGGTGCAGTGGCCTTGATGCTGACTGGGGAAAG GTTACCGTGCTCGGGACTTCTGGAATCTCGGGTTCTTATATAGAGCATAGAGCATAA
- the LOC140865839 gene encoding uncharacterized protein, with protein sequence MSIFYREEETSNPSNKCKCIASALKDAFVKCHSSRGKFSVSSLETDETTGDFDEEDEVFVSAIVSKYMESKCKRKSTIGLDNIYWAMSPRALQIHGNSNGGEDTADEFYSIGSRLSRCSSATSFETFVSVKKWLSRSSSLNQTNLCDFGNRSMIMEFCHYEGWPFGLCRKALLLPPLPKSPADSWSWRKSVRTVRIHG encoded by the exons ATGAGCATATTTTATCGAGAGGAAGAGACTTCAAATCCCTCCAACAAATGCAAATGCATTGCTTCTGCACTCAAGGATGCATTCGTCAAGTGCCATTCTTCTCGAGGGAAGTTCTCTGTTTCGAGCCTCGAGACAGACGAAACAACTGGTGAtttcgatgaagaagatgaa GTGTTTGTTTCAGCAATCGTCAGTAAGTACATGGAGTCAAAATGCAAGAGAAAGTCTACCATTGGATTGGATAACATTTACTGGGCTATGTCCCCAAGAGCACTGCAGATACATGGCAATAGCAATGGTGGAGAAGACACGGCCGACGAATTTTACTCCATCGGGAGTCGGTTATCTCGGTGTTCAAGTGCTACAAGCTTTGAGACCTTCGTTTCTGTCAAGAAATGGCTTTCAAGAAGCTCGAGTTTAAATCAGACCAATTTATGCGATTTTGGTAACAGATCCATGATTATGGAGTTTTGTCACTACGAGGGCTGGCCGTTTGGACTTTGCCGGAAAgcactgctgctacctccacTGCCGAAATCTCCGGCAGATTCCTGGTCGTGGAGGAAGAGCGTAAGAACGGTGAGGATACATGGATGA